The Stomoxys calcitrans chromosome 3, idStoCalc2.1, whole genome shotgun sequence genome includes a region encoding these proteins:
- the LOC106092021 gene encoding heat shock protein 22, translating to MHWDWDWYHCHHWHRPWDPFLYHNKCSTVVTRAATTRFRSALTNFPWDCHHYDCSYSLPEWCHHSCLTDRVYVETGEEEDTCGKGTFKVVIDVHHFKGDELKLKVKNSDFLMLEGQHKDERANKSPGLCITKAFTRQYKLPRNYDATQAKATLSKDGILSIIVPAPPPLDDAVRDIEIIQTETYFGSKDQAIEDTKEGKLETK from the coding sequence ATGCATTGGGATTGGGATTGGTATCATTGTCATCATTGGCATAGGCCTTGGGACCCCTTTTTATACCACAACAAATGTTCGACGGTGGTGACGAGGGCAGCGACAACACGGTTTAGATCAGCGCTAACGAATTTCCCCTGGGATTGCCATCACTACGATTGCAGTTACAGTCTACCGGAATGGTGTCATCATTCCTGTCTAACCGATCGCGTCTATGTGGAGACGGGTGAGGAGGAGGACACCTGCGGCAAGGGTACCTTCAAGGTGGTCATCGATGTGCATCATTTCAAGGGCGATGAGCTTAAGCTTAAGGTCAAGAATAGCGACTTTCTGATGCTGGAGGGTCAGCACAAAGACGAGAGGGCAAACAAATCGCCAGGTTTGTGCATCACCAAGGCTTTTACGCGGCAATACAAACTACCCCGCAACTATGATGCCACACAGGCCAAGGCCACACTCTCCAAGGATGGTATTCTGTCGATAATTGTACCCGCTCCTCCTCCCCTAGATGATGCAGTGCGAGATATAGAAATTATACAAACCGAGACATATTTTGGCTCCAAAGACCAGGCCATAGAAGACACCAAGGAGGGAAAATTGGAAACCAAATGA